One Mycolicibacterium sarraceniae genomic window carries:
- the dusB gene encoding tRNA dihydrouridine synthase DusB: MRIGPFALRSPVVLAPMAGVTNVAFRTLCRELEEQRIGTVSGLYVCEMVTARALVERHPVTMHMTTFAPQESPRSLQLYTVDPATTYEAVRMIVTEDLADHIDMNFGCPVPKVTRRGGGAALPYKRRLFGQIVAAAVRATEGSSVPVTVKFRIGIDDAHRTHLDAGRIAEQEGAAAVALHARTAAQRYSGTADWEQIGLLKEAVTTIPVLGNGDIFEASDALAMMAATGCDGVVIGRGCLGRPWLFAELSAAFTGSPTPTPPTLGEVTDIVRRHGALLADHFGEDKGMRDIRKHVAWYLHGFPAGADIRRALALVKTLSELDMLLGRLDRDVPFPDAATGPRGRQGSASSVTLPEGWLDDPDDCTVPAGADVMNSGG; this comes from the coding sequence CTGCGGATCGGGCCCTTCGCCCTTCGCAGCCCGGTTGTCTTGGCACCCATGGCCGGCGTCACCAACGTCGCCTTCCGCACCCTGTGCCGCGAGCTCGAAGAGCAACGTATCGGAACCGTATCGGGCCTCTACGTCTGCGAGATGGTGACGGCCCGCGCACTCGTCGAACGTCATCCCGTGACCATGCATATGACAACGTTCGCGCCGCAGGAATCACCGCGCTCGCTACAGCTGTACACCGTGGACCCGGCCACCACCTACGAGGCCGTCCGGATGATCGTCACCGAGGACCTCGCCGACCATATCGACATGAACTTCGGCTGCCCGGTGCCCAAGGTCACCCGCCGCGGCGGCGGGGCGGCCCTGCCCTACAAGCGCCGCCTTTTCGGCCAGATCGTGGCCGCAGCCGTCCGCGCCACCGAAGGCAGCTCGGTTCCAGTGACGGTGAAGTTCCGGATCGGGATCGACGACGCCCACCGCACGCACCTCGATGCCGGCCGGATCGCTGAACAGGAAGGCGCCGCCGCGGTCGCGTTGCACGCCAGAACCGCGGCCCAGCGCTATTCAGGCACCGCCGACTGGGAGCAGATCGGGCTCCTCAAGGAGGCGGTGACCACGATCCCGGTGCTCGGAAATGGCGATATCTTCGAGGCCAGCGATGCCCTGGCGATGATGGCGGCGACGGGGTGTGACGGAGTCGTCATCGGCCGCGGCTGCCTGGGTCGGCCGTGGCTGTTCGCCGAACTCTCCGCGGCATTCACCGGCTCCCCCACCCCGACCCCGCCGACCTTGGGTGAAGTCACCGACATCGTCCGGCGTCACGGCGCGCTACTGGCCGACCACTTCGGCGAAGACAAGGGCATGCGTGACATCCGCAAGCACGTCGCCTGGTACCTGCACGGGTTTCCCGCCGGCGCCGACATCAGGCGGGCGTTGGCACTGGTCAAGACGCTTTCTGAGCTAGACATGCTGCTCGGCCGCCTCGATCGGGACGTGCCGTTCCCGGACGCGGCGACAGGGCCGCGCGGACGTCAGGGATCCGCGTCGTCCGTCACGCTGCCCGAGGGCTGGCTCGACGATCCGGATGACTGCACCGTGCCGGCCGGAGCCGATGTGATGAACTCCGGCGGCTGA
- a CDS encoding LCP family protein, with product MSDGGNATPGQHRSPDEGERETHTPRPAAGVEPWERAQPITPRRAADTPPTSGNHTEGVTVADLIAKLSGATPAAEPTRHRAEAPPLDEDLADDSTDLTVPIPVVSAAYAAEVPDLEALNRVSGPLTADPNPSATPAPTSTKKKRTKTRKPVLVAGRSAAAIFAVSALVLTGGAWQWQSTKNGLLRNVAALDLDSRDIVDPNAQFGDENFLIVGVDSRTGANGEIGAGTTADADGARSDTVMLVNVPADRKRVVVVSFPRDLAITPAYCQAWDPDSGKYGPVLNKYTGEKSDDYRYTETKLNSAYAYGGPKCLVKVIQKLSGLSINRFMAVDFAGFSKMVDAVGGVDVCSTTPLSDYELGTVLASAGHQTLDGHTALNYVRARQVTTEVNGDYGRIKRQQLFLSSLLRSIISKDTLFSLSKLNNVVNMFIDDTYVDNVRTKDLVDLGQSLQGVNAGRITFVTVPTTGVTDADGNEQPRTEDIRRLFDAIINDDPLPGENDTNATISPMTAGQKTLQAAKPSTVEVPAGTTQTELVNAVTTDPHDISVQVSNSTGQDGLGATATAALREHGFHVLDPDNYTGEAVNTTTVMFSAGNEQAAATVAAAFPAAQMERVDGPENTIQVVLGPDFSAVGTPPPSGSSVSVHVSHNSKSTPTQLPEDLTVTNAADVTCE from the coding sequence ATGAGTGATGGCGGCAACGCCACGCCCGGCCAGCACCGCAGCCCTGACGAGGGCGAGCGGGAGACCCACACACCGCGACCGGCCGCCGGCGTCGAGCCGTGGGAGCGCGCCCAACCGATCACCCCCCGCCGGGCAGCCGACACGCCCCCGACGAGCGGTAATCACACCGAGGGTGTGACCGTGGCGGACCTGATCGCCAAGCTCTCTGGGGCCACCCCCGCCGCGGAGCCCACCCGCCACCGCGCCGAAGCCCCACCGCTCGATGAAGATCTCGCGGACGATTCCACCGACCTCACCGTGCCCATCCCGGTGGTCAGCGCCGCCTACGCCGCCGAAGTGCCCGACCTCGAGGCCCTCAACCGGGTCAGCGGGCCGCTCACGGCCGACCCCAACCCGTCCGCGACGCCTGCGCCGACGAGCACCAAGAAAAAGCGGACCAAGACGCGCAAGCCTGTCCTCGTGGCCGGCCGGTCCGCAGCGGCGATCTTCGCGGTGTCAGCGCTCGTTCTGACCGGGGGCGCCTGGCAGTGGCAGTCCACCAAGAACGGACTGCTGCGCAACGTCGCGGCGCTGGATCTCGACTCACGCGACATCGTCGACCCCAACGCGCAGTTCGGCGACGAGAACTTCCTGATCGTCGGGGTCGACAGCCGCACCGGCGCCAACGGGGAGATCGGTGCCGGCACCACTGCGGACGCCGACGGCGCCCGGTCGGACACCGTGATGCTGGTCAATGTTCCGGCCGACCGCAAGCGCGTCGTCGTCGTGTCCTTCCCCCGCGACCTCGCCATCACCCCGGCCTACTGCCAGGCCTGGGATCCCGACAGCGGCAAGTACGGCCCGGTGCTCAACAAGTACACCGGCGAGAAGAGCGACGACTACCGCTACACCGAAACGAAGCTCAACTCGGCCTACGCCTACGGCGGACCGAAATGCCTGGTAAAGGTCATCCAAAAGTTGTCGGGCCTGTCGATCAACCGCTTCATGGCGGTCGACTTCGCCGGATTCTCGAAGATGGTCGACGCCGTGGGCGGCGTCGACGTCTGCAGCACCACCCCGCTGTCGGACTACGAGCTGGGCACGGTGCTGGCCAGCGCCGGGCACCAGACGCTGGACGGGCACACCGCGCTGAACTACGTCCGCGCCCGCCAGGTCACCACCGAGGTCAACGGTGACTACGGCCGGATCAAGCGCCAGCAGCTGTTCTTGTCCTCGCTGCTGCGGTCGATCATCTCCAAGGACACGCTGTTCAGCCTGAGCAAGCTCAACAACGTGGTGAATATGTTCATCGACGACACCTACGTGGACAACGTCCGGACGAAGGATCTCGTCGACCTTGGCCAGTCATTGCAGGGCGTCAACGCCGGCCGGATCACCTTCGTCACCGTCCCCACCACCGGAGTGACCGACGCCGACGGCAATGAGCAACCGCGCACCGAGGACATTCGGAGATTGTTCGACGCGATCATCAACGATGATCCGTTGCCGGGTGAGAACGACACCAACGCGACGATCAGCCCGATGACCGCGGGGCAAAAGACACTTCAGGCCGCCAAGCCGAGCACCGTCGAGGTGCCGGCCGGCACCACTCAGACCGAGTTGGTCAATGCGGTGACGACCGATCCGCACGACATCAGCGTGCAGGTCTCCAATTCCACCGGCCAGGACGGGTTGGGCGCCACCGCCACCGCGGCGTTGCGCGAACACGGTTTTCATGTGCTGGACCCCGACAACTACACCGGCGAGGCGGTCAACACGACGACCGTCATGTTCTCGGCGGGCAACGAGCAGGCCGCCGCCACCGTCGCAGCCGCATTCCCTGCCGCGCAGATGGAGAGAGTTGACGGTCCGGAGAACACCATTCAGGTAGTGCTCGGACCTGACTTCAGCGCTGTGGGAACACCGCCGCCGAGCGGATCGAGCGTCAGCGTCCATGTGAGCCACAACTCCAAGAGCACCCCCACCCAGCTGCCGGAAGATCTCACGGTCACCAACGCCGCGGACGTCACCTGCGAGTAA
- the phoU gene encoding phosphate signaling complex protein PhoU — MRTAYHEQLDALTNQLADMCRLAGLAMERATQSLLQADLVLAEQVITDHDQISTASARAEEAAFVLLALQAPVAGDLRAIVSSIQIVADVERMGALALHVAKISRRRHPQHALPEEVNGYFAEMGRVAVELGNSAREVLLSRDPEKARRIREEDDAMDDLHRHLFTVLMDREWKHGVAAAVDVTLLGRFYERFADHAVEISRRVIFQVTGRLPEEEEIPTC, encoded by the coding sequence ATGCGCACTGCGTACCACGAGCAACTCGATGCTCTCACCAATCAATTGGCCGACATGTGTCGGCTGGCCGGACTCGCGATGGAACGGGCGACCCAGTCGCTGCTGCAGGCCGACCTCGTGCTTGCCGAGCAAGTCATCACCGACCACGACCAGATCTCCACGGCCAGCGCCCGCGCAGAGGAAGCGGCGTTCGTGCTGCTCGCGCTGCAGGCACCGGTGGCCGGCGACCTGCGGGCCATTGTCAGTTCCATTCAGATCGTCGCCGATGTCGAACGCATGGGCGCGCTGGCCCTGCACGTCGCCAAGATCTCGCGCCGTCGCCACCCACAGCACGCACTGCCCGAGGAAGTGAACGGCTACTTCGCCGAAATGGGCCGTGTCGCAGTGGAATTGGGTAACAGTGCTCGCGAAGTTCTGCTGTCCCGGGATCCGGAAAAGGCTCGTCGCATCCGCGAGGAAGACGACGCGATGGACGATCTGCACCGGCACCTGTTCACCGTGCTGATGGATCGCGAGTGGAAGCACGGTGTAGCCGCGGCGGTGGACGTGACCCTGCTGGGCCGGTTCTACGAGCGCTTCGCCGACCACGCCGTGGAGATCTCCCGGCGGGTGATCTTCCAGGTCACCGGCCGGCTGCCCGAAGAAGAGGAAATCCCGACCTGCTAA
- the pstB gene encoding phosphate ABC transporter ATP-binding protein PstB, translated as MAKRLDLKDVNIYYGSFHAVSDVSLAVPPRNVTAFIGPSGCGKSTVLRTLNRMHEVIPGARVEGSVLLDGEDIYGSGVDPVGVRKTIGMVFQRPNPFPTMSIRDNVVAGLKLQGVRNKKVLDETAERSLKGANLWNEVKDRLEKPGGGLSGGQQQRLCIARAIAVQPDVLLMDEPCSALDPISTLAIEDLIGELKQEFTIVIVTHNMQQAARVSDQTAFFNLEATGRPGQLVEIDDTEKIFSNPSQKATEDYISGRFG; from the coding sequence ATGGCCAAGCGGCTTGATCTCAAAGACGTAAACATCTACTACGGCAGCTTCCACGCGGTCTCCGATGTGTCGCTTGCGGTGCCCCCGCGCAACGTGACCGCGTTCATCGGTCCGTCGGGCTGCGGCAAGTCCACCGTGCTGCGCACGCTCAACCGCATGCATGAAGTCATCCCGGGCGCGCGGGTCGAGGGCTCGGTCTTGCTCGACGGCGAGGACATCTACGGCTCCGGGGTCGACCCGGTGGGTGTGCGCAAGACCATCGGTATGGTTTTCCAGCGGCCTAACCCGTTCCCCACCATGTCGATTCGCGACAATGTGGTCGCCGGCCTGAAGCTGCAGGGTGTGCGCAACAAGAAGGTGCTCGACGAGACCGCCGAGCGCTCGCTGAAGGGTGCCAACCTCTGGAACGAGGTCAAGGACCGTCTCGAGAAGCCCGGCGGTGGTCTCTCCGGCGGTCAGCAACAGCGTCTGTGCATCGCTCGCGCGATCGCCGTGCAGCCCGACGTCCTGCTGATGGACGAGCCCTGTTCAGCGCTGGACCCCATTTCCACGCTGGCCATCGAGGATCTGATCGGCGAACTCAAGCAGGAGTTCACGATCGTCATCGTCACGCACAACATGCAGCAGGCCGCCCGCGTCAGCGATCAGACGGCGTTCTTCAACCTGGAGGCCACCGGTAGGCCGGGCCAGTTGGTTGAGATCGACGACACCGAAAAAATCTTCTCCAACCCGAGTCAGAAGGCCACCGAGGACTACATCTCCGGGCGATTCGGCTAG
- the pstA gene encoding phosphate ABC transporter permease PstA, with protein sequence MTSTLDKPVKVPTFQAVSLRRKITNNTATVLVTLSVAVAVVPLIWVLYSVITKGLGTVLDSTWWMNSQAGMTAFADGGGVYHALVGTVLQGLFCAIISIPVGVFVGIYLVEYGGGTRLGKLTTFMVDILTGVPSIVAALFIYALWVATLGFQRSGFAVSLALVLLMIPVIVRSTEEMLRIVPMDLREASYALGVPKWKTIARIVIPTALSGIVTGIMLALARVMGETAPLLILVGYSQAMNFDMFNGFMGSLPGMMYDQTSAGAGANPVPTDRLWGAALTLIVLIAVLNVGARFVAKFFAPKKV encoded by the coding sequence ATGACCTCGACTCTGGACAAGCCGGTCAAGGTGCCCACCTTCCAGGCGGTCAGCCTGCGCCGCAAGATCACCAACAACACCGCCACCGTTCTGGTGACGCTGTCGGTGGCTGTCGCCGTGGTACCCCTGATCTGGGTGCTGTACTCGGTGATCACCAAGGGTCTGGGCACCGTCCTGGACAGCACCTGGTGGATGAATTCGCAGGCCGGAATGACGGCCTTCGCGGACGGCGGCGGCGTGTACCACGCGCTGGTCGGCACTGTGCTGCAAGGACTTTTCTGCGCGATCATCTCGATCCCGGTCGGCGTGTTCGTCGGCATCTACCTGGTGGAGTACGGCGGCGGCACCCGGCTGGGCAAGCTCACCACGTTCATGGTGGACATCCTCACCGGTGTGCCCTCGATCGTCGCGGCGCTGTTCATCTACGCCCTGTGGGTCGCGACCCTGGGCTTCCAGCGATCCGGGTTCGCGGTATCGCTGGCCCTGGTGCTGCTGATGATCCCGGTGATCGTGCGCTCCACCGAGGAGATGCTGCGGATCGTGCCGATGGATCTGCGCGAGGCCAGCTACGCACTCGGCGTGCCGAAGTGGAAAACCATTGCCCGCATTGTGATTCCGACGGCGTTGTCGGGCATCGTCACCGGCATCATGCTGGCACTGGCCCGCGTCATGGGTGAGACGGCGCCGCTGCTGATCCTGGTCGGGTATTCGCAGGCGATGAACTTCGATATGTTCAACGGCTTCATGGGCTCATTGCCCGGCATGATGTACGACCAGACTTCGGCCGGCGCGGGCGCCAATCCCGTTCCGACCGATCGGCTCTGGGGTGCGGCACTGACCTTGATCGTGCTCATCGCGGTCCTCAATGTCGGCGCCCGCTTTGTCGCCAAATTCTTTGCCCCCAAGAAGGTCTAA
- the pstC gene encoding phosphate ABC transporter permease subunit PstC, which translates to MERSVSDGVNVTQDVPGPNPVSAGSGEVVAAAFPEKPSIPTNPSGNAKVRIGDRIFRGLSEGSGVLVIALIAAIGLFLVWRAVPALGRNDANFFTYGGNWVTTDTAHMKFGILDLLQVTVFVSLFALILAMPVALGIAVFLTQYAPRRVSGPLGYMVDLLAAVPSIIYGVWGLYVLAPVLKPLALWLNANLSWIFLFDTGNASVAGGGTIFTAGIVLAVMILPIITAVSREVFVQTPRGQIEAALALGATRWEVVRTTVLPFGLSGYISGAMLGLGRALGETIALLIILRGTQKAFGWSLFDAGYTFASKIASAASEFNDQYKAGAYIAAGLVLFILTFVVNSAARAAVAGRGAR; encoded by the coding sequence ATGGAGAGATCAGTGAGCGATGGGGTGAATGTGACCCAAGATGTGCCGGGACCTAATCCAGTGAGTGCTGGCTCCGGAGAAGTCGTGGCCGCAGCTTTCCCGGAGAAGCCCTCAATCCCGACGAACCCGTCCGGAAACGCCAAAGTGCGTATCGGTGACCGGATTTTCCGCGGGCTCTCGGAGGGTTCCGGTGTTCTCGTCATCGCGCTGATCGCCGCGATCGGCCTGTTCCTCGTCTGGCGTGCGGTGCCGGCGTTGGGGCGTAACGACGCGAATTTCTTCACCTACGGCGGTAACTGGGTCACCACCGACACCGCCCATATGAAGTTCGGCATCCTGGATCTGCTGCAGGTGACGGTGTTCGTCTCCCTGTTCGCCCTGATCCTGGCAATGCCGGTCGCGTTGGGTATCGCAGTTTTCTTGACGCAGTACGCCCCGCGCCGGGTGTCCGGGCCGCTGGGTTACATGGTGGATCTACTGGCCGCGGTGCCGTCGATCATCTACGGCGTCTGGGGCCTGTACGTGCTGGCTCCGGTGCTCAAGCCGCTCGCGCTGTGGCTCAATGCCAACCTCAGCTGGATTTTCCTGTTCGACACCGGCAATGCGTCGGTGGCCGGCGGCGGCACCATCTTCACCGCCGGGATCGTGCTGGCGGTGATGATCCTGCCGATCATCACCGCCGTCAGCCGCGAGGTGTTCGTCCAGACGCCGCGGGGCCAGATCGAGGCGGCGCTGGCACTGGGCGCCACCCGCTGGGAAGTGGTCAGGACCACGGTGCTGCCGTTCGGGCTGTCCGGCTACATCAGCGGTGCGATGCTCGGCCTGGGCCGCGCCCTCGGTGAGACGATCGCGCTGTTGATCATCCTGCGCGGCACGCAGAAAGCGTTCGGCTGGTCGCTGTTCGACGCCGGCTACACCTTTGCCAGCAAGATCGCCTCGGCCGCTTCGGAATTCAACGACCAGTACAAGGCGGGGGCCTACATTGCCGCCGGCCTGGTGCTGTTCATCCTGACGTTCGTGGTCAACTCGGCGGCCCGCGCCGCGGTGGCCGGAAGGGGTGCCCGATGA
- the pstS gene encoding phosphate ABC transporter substrate-binding protein PstS, producing the protein MNLNRFGKAFFVTVSATAITGLTLTACGSDNNSGSSSTNASGSSSAATDCGGKNALTAEGSTAQQNAIAVFNQVWGQKCPGKNLSYNPTGSGAGVTQFIAGQVDFAGSDSALSKDQTDPAAKRCGGNPAWNLPLVFGPVALGYNLPGVDNLVVNADVLAKIFTGAITNWNDPAIAALNSGASLPDQKITPIYRSDSSGTTDNFQKYLGAAAPQTWTKGAGKEFQGGAGEGAQKTAGVVQAVQATPGAIGYVEKGFADQAKLTVAQIDNGGGPVALTDDTTKAAIDSAKISGTGNDLVLDLNALYSTKAAGAYPLMLATYEIVCSKGYPADTSAAVRSFLTVAANDGQAGLPAAGYVPLPDSFKQRLLTAVKAIQ; encoded by the coding sequence GTGAATCTGAACAGGTTTGGCAAGGCGTTCTTCGTGACCGTGTCAGCAACGGCCATCACCGGCCTGACGCTCACCGCCTGCGGTAGCGACAACAACTCCGGTTCGTCGTCGACGAACGCATCCGGCTCGTCCAGTGCGGCGACCGACTGCGGCGGCAAGAACGCCCTGACCGCCGAAGGCTCGACCGCGCAGCAGAACGCCATTGCGGTGTTCAACCAGGTGTGGGGCCAGAAGTGTCCGGGCAAGAACCTTTCCTACAACCCGACCGGCTCGGGCGCGGGTGTCACCCAGTTCATCGCCGGCCAGGTCGACTTTGCCGGCTCCGACTCGGCGCTGTCCAAGGACCAGACCGACCCCGCCGCCAAGCGTTGTGGTGGAAACCCGGCGTGGAACTTGCCGCTGGTCTTCGGCCCGGTTGCGCTGGGCTACAACCTGCCCGGTGTCGACAATCTCGTGGTCAACGCCGACGTGCTCGCCAAGATCTTCACCGGTGCCATCACCAACTGGAACGACCCCGCGATCGCCGCGCTGAACAGCGGCGCCTCGCTGCCCGACCAGAAGATCACCCCGATCTACCGCTCGGATTCCTCGGGCACCACCGACAACTTCCAGAAGTACCTGGGCGCTGCCGCTCCGCAGACCTGGACCAAGGGTGCGGGCAAGGAGTTCCAGGGCGGCGCGGGTGAGGGCGCGCAGAAGACCGCCGGTGTCGTGCAGGCTGTGCAGGCCACCCCGGGCGCGATCGGCTACGTCGAGAAGGGCTTCGCCGACCAGGCCAAGCTGACCGTCGCCCAGATCGACAACGGTGGTGGACCGGTCGCGCTGACCGATGACACCACCAAGGCCGCGATCGACTCCGCGAAGATCTCGGGTACCGGAAACGATCTGGTCCTGGACCTGAACGCGCTGTACTCCACCAAGGCCGCCGGCGCCTACCCGTTGATGCTGGCGACCTATGAGATCGTGTGCTCCAAGGGCTATCCCGCCGATACCTCGGCAGCGGTCAGGTCGTTCCTGACCGTGGCCGCCAACGACGGTCAGGCCGGGCTTCCGGCTGCCGGTTACGTCCCGCTGCCGGACTCGTTCAAGCAGCGACTGCTGACCGCCGTCAAAGCAATTCAGTAA
- the mshD gene encoding mycothiol synthase, which translates to MTAPHWHDALSRAEQEQVRALIAAATGADGVAPVGEQVLRELPRQTTRHLVADDGEAIVGYLNLAPGRDGADAMGELVVDPRARRRGIGTGLLRAAIGEAGGAVRFWAHGTLPAARAVADGLGLAVVRELMQMRRSLYDVPALVVPDGITIRTYQGTSDDAELLRVNNAAFAWHPEQGGWEQAEIDERSGESWFDPEGLFLACDDNSDALLGFHWTKVPAGRQGLGEVYVVGVDPAAQGRGLGRALTVVGLHHLAARLISQDQPDANPGSLRSGSPEVMLYVEADNTAAVKTYERLGFAVSNVDTAYSPTLPANIKTDVTHS; encoded by the coding sequence GTGACCGCCCCGCACTGGCACGACGCCCTGTCCCGGGCCGAACAGGAGCAGGTGCGCGCCCTCATCGCAGCGGCCACCGGCGCCGATGGCGTCGCTCCGGTGGGCGAGCAGGTACTGCGGGAGTTGCCGCGGCAGACCACCAGGCATCTGGTGGCCGACGACGGCGAGGCGATTGTGGGTTATCTCAATCTGGCGCCGGGGCGCGACGGTGCCGATGCCATGGGTGAGCTCGTCGTCGATCCGCGGGCGCGTCGTCGCGGTATCGGGACGGGGCTGCTTCGGGCGGCCATTGGTGAGGCCGGTGGCGCCGTGCGGTTCTGGGCGCACGGCACTCTGCCGGCGGCGCGCGCGGTGGCCGATGGGCTCGGGCTGGCCGTGGTTCGGGAACTGATGCAGATGCGCCGGAGCCTGTACGACGTGCCGGCCCTGGTCGTGCCCGACGGCATCACCATTCGCACCTACCAGGGCACCTCTGACGATGCGGAATTGTTGCGGGTCAATAACGCCGCTTTCGCCTGGCATCCCGAACAGGGCGGTTGGGAGCAGGCCGAGATCGACGAACGGAGCGGCGAGTCCTGGTTCGATCCCGAGGGCTTGTTCCTTGCCTGTGATGACAATAGCGACGCTCTGCTGGGATTTCACTGGACGAAGGTGCCCGCCGGCCGGCAAGGCCTCGGTGAGGTCTACGTCGTCGGTGTGGACCCCGCCGCGCAGGGGCGCGGGTTGGGCCGGGCGCTGACCGTCGTGGGTTTACACCACCTGGCCGCACGGCTGATCTCCCAGGATCAGCCCGATGCCAATCCCGGGTCGCTGCGCTCCGGCTCTCCGGAAGTGATGCTCTACGTTGAGGCCGATAACACCGCGGCCGTCAAAACCTACGAGCGGCTGGGATTTGCTGTGTCGAATGTCGACACCGCCTATTCACCCACATTGCCGGCGAATATTAAGACAGATGTCACTCACAGCTAG
- a CDS encoding winged helix-turn-helix transcriptional regulator produces MDLLLLTVDPHPESVLPSLALLAHTVRSAPTEVSTLLEASTADVAIVDARTDLAAARGLCRLLGTTGTSVPVVAVVNEGGLVAVNVDWGLDEILLPSTGPAEIDARLRLLVGRRGGMASQESAGKVSLGELVIDEGTYTARLRGRPLDLTYKEFELLKYLAQHAGRVFTRAQLLQEVWGYDFFGGTRTVDVHVRRLRAKLGPEYESLIGTVRNVGYKAVRPARGRPAAAEPEYTEDDEDGVDDGEDVISEPVGNTVRSGSMSHPLRSQ; encoded by the coding sequence TTGGACCTGCTACTTCTCACAGTCGACCCGCACCCGGAATCGGTGCTGCCGTCGCTGGCGTTGTTGGCGCACACTGTGCGGTCCGCGCCCACCGAGGTGTCGACACTGCTAGAAGCCAGCACCGCGGATGTGGCGATCGTCGACGCACGTACCGACCTGGCCGCCGCGCGTGGCCTCTGCCGTCTGCTGGGGACCACCGGCACGTCGGTGCCCGTGGTGGCCGTCGTCAATGAAGGCGGTCTGGTGGCCGTCAATGTGGACTGGGGTCTCGACGAGATTCTGCTGCCCAGCACCGGCCCCGCCGAGATCGATGCGCGGCTGCGCCTGCTCGTCGGCCGCCGCGGTGGCATGGCCAGCCAGGAGAGCGCGGGCAAGGTCAGCCTCGGTGAATTGGTCATCGACGAGGGCACCTACACCGCGCGGCTGCGTGGCCGCCCCCTGGACCTGACCTATAAAGAGTTCGAGCTCCTGAAATACCTCGCACAGCACGCCGGCCGGGTTTTCACCCGTGCGCAGTTGCTGCAGGAGGTGTGGGGTTACGACTTCTTCGGCGGCACCCGCACCGTCGACGTGCACGTGCGGCGGTTGCGCGCCAAACTCGGCCCAGAATACGAATCGCTGATCGGTACAGTCCGCAACGTCGGCTACAAGGCGGTGCGCCCAGCCCGGGGACGTCCCGCCGCGGCAGAGCCCGAATACACCGAGGACGACGAGGACGGCGTCGACGACGGCGAGGACGTCATCTCGGAGCCGGTCGGAAATACGGTGCGGTCAGGGTCGATGTCCCACCCGCTTCGCAGTCAGTGA
- the lmeA gene encoding mannan chain length control protein LmeA — protein sequence MPATAVSQNVQVRKLLITLAATAITVVVGAVGADFGATIYAEYRLARTVRSAAGLSFDPSVAILGFPFIRQAARHHFSEIEIKANGVDHPVVGRASLEATLHNIDLTEASWLIRPDANLPVGKLESRIIIDSGHLGRSMGMKDLMVEAPSKETNDATGGTTESGISGSKGLVFTGTPTKAGIDTPVSVAVDLSTAGLEQTTLVFTATDVQTGPGTADRPVPDDKKAAVLAEFSGSLPGQKLPFGVHPTTVGARGSDIIIEGITEGVTVRLDGFTQS from the coding sequence ATGCCGGCGACGGCCGTGAGCCAGAATGTGCAGGTGCGAAAGCTGCTGATCACCCTGGCCGCCACGGCGATCACCGTGGTGGTCGGGGCCGTCGGCGCAGATTTCGGGGCGACGATCTACGCCGAGTACCGGCTGGCCCGCACCGTGCGGTCCGCCGCGGGACTCTCATTCGATCCGTCGGTCGCCATCCTGGGCTTCCCGTTCATCCGCCAGGCTGCCCGCCACCATTTCAGTGAGATCGAGATCAAGGCCAACGGGGTGGACCATCCGGTGGTCGGCCGTGCCTCGCTAGAAGCCACCCTGCACAACATCGACCTCACGGAAGCGTCGTGGCTGATCAGACCGGATGCGAACCTGCCTGTCGGCAAGCTGGAGAGCCGCATCATCATCGACTCCGGCCACCTGGGCCGGTCCATGGGGATGAAAGACCTGATGGTCGAGGCCCCGTCCAAGGAGACCAACGACGCCACCGGCGGCACCACCGAGTCCGGCATCTCGGGCAGCAAGGGGCTGGTGTTCACCGGAACGCCGACGAAAGCCGGCATCGACACGCCGGTGAGCGTCGCGGTGGATCTGTCGACCGCCGGCCTCGAGCAGACCACCCTGGTCTTCACCGCCACCGACGTGCAGACCGGCCCCGGCACAGCCGACCGCCCGGTACCCGACGACAAGAAGGCCGCCGTGCTGGCCGAATTCAGCGGTAGCCTGCCAGGCCAGAAGCTCCCATTCGGGGTGCACCCAACCACTGTGGGCGCCCGCGGATCGGACATCATCATCGAGGGCATCACCGAGGGAGTAACCGTCCGCCTCGACGGGTTCACCCAGTCATGA